In a single window of the Ficedula albicollis isolate OC2 chromosome 13, FicAlb1.5, whole genome shotgun sequence genome:
- the LOC101807594 gene encoding PCTP-like protein, which produces MSRGGEMVYIPDDSDFSSFRDQCESLEGWHCRYNKAGVTVWSQGQEESCTVQKIKTRISCKDVPAETLYDVLHDTRYRKKWDSNMIETYDIGRLTVNADVGYYSWKCPSPLKNRDFVTLRSWLPLGNDYMIINYSVKHPKYPPRKDFVRAVSLQTGYLIKANGDGACILYYLTQVDPRGSLPKWVVNRVSQFVAPKAMKKIYKAGLKYPEWKRRHDPEYKPWVYPEQNTLPSVSLAELSVQHADSLENIDETGLPEEHLSTSDHEA; this is translated from the exons ATGTCCAGAGGAGGGGAGATGGTTTACATCCCGGATGACTCCGACTTCAGCTCCTTCAGGGATCAGTGCGAGAGCCTGGAGGGCTGGCACTGTCGGTACAACAAGGCTGGCGTCACCGTGTGGAGTCAGGGCCAGGAGGAAAGCTGCACCGTGCAGAAAATCAAG ACCCGCATCTCCTGCAAGGATGTCCCCGCCGAGACCCTCTATGACGTGCTGCACGACACCCGCTACCGCAAGAAATGGGACTCCAACATGATCGAGACCTACGACATCGGCCGCCTCACCGTCAACGCGGACGTGGGATACTACTCCT GGAAGTGCCCGAGCCCCCTGAAGAACCGCGATTTCGTCACGCTGCGCTCCTGGCTGCCGCTGGGCAATGATTACATGATCATCAATTACAGCGTCAAGCACCCG AAATACCCGCCCCGGAAGGATTTCGTGAGAGCCGTGTCCCTGCAGACCGGTTACCTGATCAAGGCCAACGGGGACGGTGCCTGCATCCTCTATTACCTCACCCAGGTGGACCCTCGCG GGTCGCTGCCAAAGTGGGTGGTGAACCGCGTGTCCCAGTTCGTGGCACCGAAG GCGATGAAGAAGATTTACAAAGCCGGGCTCAAGTACCCGGAGTGGAAGCGCCGGCACGACCCCGAGTACAAGCCCTGGGTGTATCCCGAGCAGAACACGCTGCCCAGCGTCAGCCTGGCCGAGCTGTCCGTGCAGCACGCCGATTCCCTGGAGAACATCGACGAGACCGGGCTGCCCGAGGAGCACCTGAGCACCAGCGACCACGAGGCCTGA